The following are encoded together in the Arcticibacterium luteifluviistationis genome:
- a CDS encoding type II toxin-antitoxin system RelE/ParE family toxin: MAEFFLTKRAILDLLEIEKYSIEKWGEGQTDNYMSELYDAFGKIAQNPEIGILRKNRSFPFCMAPVGKHFAIYKTGENGIVIATILHGRRNIEAIINGLSHVLAREIDALDLNG, translated from the coding sequence ATGGCTGAGTTCTTCCTAACTAAGAGAGCCATATTAGACCTTTTAGAAATTGAAAAGTATTCTATTGAAAAATGGGGTGAAGGTCAAACAGACAACTATATGTCTGAGTTGTACGATGCTTTCGGAAAAATTGCTCAAAATCCTGAAATTGGAATACTAAGAAAAAATAGGTCATTTCCCTTCTGTATGGCACCTGTCGGAAAACATTTTGCTATTTACAAAACTGGCGAAAACGGTATTGTTATCGCCACGATTCTTCATGGGAGACGAAACATAGAAGCTATTATTAATGGTTTATCACATGTTTTGGCCCGTGAAATAGATGCTTTGGATTTGAATGGATAA